The proteins below come from a single Drosophila miranda strain MSH22 chromosome Y unlocalized genomic scaffold, D.miranda_PacBio2.1 Contig_Y1_pilon, whole genome shotgun sequence genomic window:
- the LOC117190757 gene encoding lambda-crystallin homolog — MLYASADYRVQMYDILDSQLATAQQELQKELHSLEERGALRGQLKAAEQMALIGFTQRLEELVVNAVHIQECVPEQLELKKSLYSQLDGLLGDDTVVASSTSTFMPSLYSEGLRRRQQMLVAHPLSPPYFIPLVEIVPAPWTTAEAVERTRLLMLSLGQRPVMLKLEIEGFATNRIQYAILNEVWRLVGSGILSVADVDRVLSQGLGLRYALLGSLETAHLNAPGGVADYFQRFGSEISAVSATYGPTPNTQAEAGTLEEIARQCEALVPLETLGQRRATRDAFLTQLAKLKKQFE; from the exons ATGCTCTACGCTTCGGCGGACTACCGCGTACAGATGTACGACATTCTGGACAGCCAGCTGGCCACGGCCCAGCAGGAGCTGCAGAAGGAGCTGCACAGTCTGGAGGAGAGGGGTGCGCTGCGTGGCCAATTGAAGGCGGCGGAGCAAATGGCGCTGATCGGGTTCACCCAGCGCCTGGAGGAGCTTGTCGTGAATGCTGTGCATATTCAGGAGTGCGTTCCCGAgcagctggagctgaagaAGTCTCTGTATTCGCAGCTGGATGGCCTTCTGGGAGACGACACTGTGGTCGCCAGTTCAACGAGCACCTTCATGCCTTCGCTGTACAGCGAGGGACTCAGAAGGCGACAGCAG ATGCTGGTAGCCCACCCCCTGAGTCCGCCCTACTTCATACCCCTGGTGGAGATTGTGCCCGCTCCCTGGACCACCGCCGAGGCTGTGGAGCGCACCCGCCTGCTGATGCTGAGCCTGGGCCAGCGGCCGGTGATGCTCAAGCTCGAGATCGAGGGCTTCGCCACCAATCGCATCCAATATGCGATCCTCAACGAGGTCTGGCGCCTGGTTGGCTCGGGGATACTCAGCGTCGCGGATGTGGACCGGGTGCTGAGTCAAGGACTCGGATTGCGCTACGCGCTGCTCGGCTCCCTCGAGACGGCCCACCTGAACGCCCCCGGCGGGGTGGCCGATTACTTCCAGCGCTTCGGTAGCGAGATCTCCGCCGTGAGTGCCACCTATGGGCCAACGCCGAACACCCAAGCGGAGGCAGGGACGCTGGAGGAGATTGCCAGGCAGTGCGAGGCGCTGGTGCCGCTGGAGACGCTCGGCCAGAGGCGGGCCACGCGGGACGCCTTCCTCACCCAGTTGGCCAAGCTGAAGAAGCAATTCGAATAG